TCACCGAGCTCGGCTTGACCGTCAGGGTGGAGGACGACACCACCTTCGACCGGGACATCCGAGGCCGGGTGCGGCATCTGGGTGACCGGGATCTGCTGACCGCGGTCGGCGGGTCGATCGACGTCAGCGTCCACTCGAGTCCAACCCTCTACCCGGGACGCCTGGCGCTGCTTCCCTACCTACACGAGCAGGCGGTGTCCGTGACGAACCATCGCTTCGGGCATCCGACACCACTGACCGACGACCTGCGAATTTAGTGCCGCGTGTTGTGAGTTCGCCGGTGTTTTTCGGCCCCGGAACCGCCTCCCACTGACGAACTCCCACCACACGACACTAATAACAATTCACCGGCCCAGCCACCGTGCGGTATCCCTGCCGCTGGCTGGGCCGGTTCGCGCCAGTAGGACGTAGGGTTGACGGCATGATCCTGATTGTCGTGAAGTTCCCGGTCAAGCCCGAGCGCGCTGAGGAGTTCATCGCAGCGATGGGGCCGGTCACCACCGCCACCCGAGCTGAGCCAGGCAACAAATGGTACGAGTGGTCGCGCAGTGTGGAAGACCCGAGAGAGTTCGTCCTGGTCGAGGCGTTCAACGATGATGCGGCCGAGGCGCACGTCACGTCAGCGCATTTCAAGGAGGGCCTGGAGACCATGCGTCCCTTCCTGACGGCCACCCCCAAGATCATCTCACGAGTGGTCGAGGGAGATGGCTGGGAGCCGATGGGTGAGCTCCAGATCGACTGACAAGGAGCGATGATGGACATAGAGTCGAGAACAGGCAGCACCCAAGGCTCACCGGAATTTTTCACAGGAGACGTCTGGGTGAATTCAATCGCCGCCCCGAAGTTTCCGGGACAGCGGGCGATAGCTGCTCTCGTGAGGTTCGCACCATGCGCCCGCACCGCTTGGCATTCACATGCGCTCGGCCAGACCCTGCATGTGGTCTCAGGCGTCGCCCTGCTGGGGACCCGCGATGGCCAGGTGATCAGGGCATACCCCGGACAGACCATCTACACCCCGCCGGGCGAGGAGCACTGGCATGGAGCGACGCCGGAGGACTTCATGTCACACCTAGCGGTCCTGGACCAGGGCGATGATCCGGCAACCACCACTGTCTGGCTGGAGCACGTCGAGGATGCCGACTACCTGCGCTCCACCATTCCTGGAGAGGAGATTCCCTGATGGCAGAACAACAGCCCTCCGGTGCGCAACGCCAGTTCGGGCAGATCGCGCCATTCTTCGCGGAGATGACCGATGACGTGCTGTTCGGACAGGTGTGGTCCCGCAGGGAGTTGTCTGCCCGGGACCGAAGCCTGGTGACCGTTGCCGCACTCGTCGCCGGCGGCAATACCGAACAGCTGCGTTTCCACCTTCCGCACGCGGTCGAGAATGGCGTGACCCGCACCGAGCTGATAGAGGCGATAACATAACCCATCTGGCCTTCTATACCGGCTGGCCCAGGGCGGTGTCCGCGATCAGCATCGCCAAAGAGGTCCTCGATGACGCGGGAGACGCTGCTTCCTGAAGGCTGGGTGAATAGCCTGCCGGGTCCCACAGCGATGCTGACCGGTTGCGGGGACTCCGCTCGCAACCGGTCAGAGACCGGCGGGATCTGGCACCTCCCAGGAACCGAACCACATCTGCGCCTGCCTGCGTCTGGCCTGCTTCAACACGCTGAACTCGGGCAGCTGGATGCCGCGGGCGGCCGCGATGGCAACAAGGAAATCACGCACTCGCCAGACCTCGCGCGGATCCACGGCGGGCCTCATGTCCAGGACAGCCGCCAGCTGGTCGGTGCCGTACCCAAGCCGGTGAGCCAGCTCCTCGTTAGTGGCAGGCAGTAGTTCCCGCAGCGCCGTGAGTTCCTCAGCGGTCTGGCGGCGTTCGGCATCGTTGATCGACATGATCCCAAGTGTGCCAGCCGGGGTTCGCCCACCACCTGCTGTGACTTGCGGCTCGACGCCCTCAGAACCGTCGACTACCTTCAGAGATCTCCCAGGGCACTGACCGATTCCTGTGCGCAATGGCGCAGGGCCGCCACGGACGGGAAGTCCTCATGGTCTGGCCAGGCCAGACAGCCCTCGACGCAGACGCTGATGATGGCGCGCGCCCGGGCGCGGACACCCAGGCCTTCACCTATCAGCATGCCTTCCAGCGCTGCGGTCCAGGCAGTTGTCTGCTGCCACAGCAGTTCTTGAAGCCTGGGAGTGTCGTGCACCAGACTGACCCTGCGGGCGAAGTCGTCGATCCAGTCGCCGGAGTTGTCCAAAACCAAGTCAATCAGGGCGATGATCTCCGCTGGTGTTCCCACTACTGGATCCGTCGTGGCCTCGTGGTACAGCATCTGTCCGATACGCCCCGTCAACACGACATCGACGATGACGGCCTCCTTGGTGCCGAAATGCCGGTAGAAGGTCATGGGTGAGACGTCGGCGGCATCAGCGATTTGCTCGACGGTGACGTTGTCGAAACCATTCTCGGTGAACAGGTCCAGGGCGGCATGCCGGATGTTCCTGCGCGTGGTGAGTTTCTTGCGCGTCCGCCGGTCGCTGGTCATGGTCGCGATTGTACGAAAACCCGTCGCCCAGCGGTCACGAGAAGCACCACGCTCACAGCCAGGGCGATCAGTGCGCAGGCACCGAAGACCAGCTGCATGGCCTCGACATAGGCGGTGGAGGCGACAGCCCGTACCGTCTCGCCCTGCGGGGATGGCAGTCTTCCAGCAGCCGCGAAAGCCGCCGTGATGGATTGGGTGATGGCGGCCCCGGCCTCGGGAAGGTCCTTAACCAAACCTGCGACCCCTACGGCGTAGCGATTGCCGATCAGCGACCCGAACAGTGCGACCCCCAGGACTGCCCCCAACTGACGGATGCTGTTGAGCAGCGCCGCCCCAGCACCGCTGCGTTCTTCAGGGACGGCGCTCATACCCGCTTCGATGCCACGAGACTGACCGATGCCAAGGCCGAGGCCGGCAACCAGCAGGCCCCAGAACATCGGTGTGTATCCGCTGGTGGTGGTGCTCATCGAGCACAACCACAAACCTGCCGCCACCAGCACCAGCGCCCCCGGCAGGATGAACTCACGGATAGGTCCGAGCCGCGACAACCGGCCGGCAATGACCGCGCCGGCCACAGCCGTCAACGCTACCGGCATGAGCATCATGCCTCCCGTGGTCGCATCATTGCCAAGCACAGTCTGAAGATAGCTGGGCGCGGCGAACAGGACCCCATAAAGCACGCAGCTGATGAGCATGAGCACGAGCACCGGAAGCCGGAAACCGCGTCTCGCGAGCAGTCCAAGATCAGTGAGCTTGCCCTTGGCCCGGTTCTCAACCAGTACGAAGACCGCCAGGAGGACACCTCCCGCGACAAGCAGCCCCCACGTGGTCGGCGCCGTCCAGGTGCGTTCGGCATTGATCAGTCCCCAGGTGAGCAGGGAGAATCCGCCGGCTGAGATCACGATCTGCGGCAGGGGCAGGGGACGCCTGTCAGATGCCGGCCGGCCCCGGGGGACGAAGAGTAGGCAAAGCACCAGGGTGAGGATCGCGACGACAATGTCCAGCCAGAAGACCGCGCGCCACCCCCAGCTGTCGATCATGGGACCTCCGATGAGCGGGCCGAACGGAGCACCCACTGCCCCGGAAGCCGTCCAGATCGCCGTCGCCATGGCTCGTCTTTCGGAGCCGAATAGCGCAGGGATGAGGGCTAGCGACATGGGGATGAAAACCGACGAGGCAAGGCCCATTAGCACACGGGCTGCTATCAGCAGCCCAGGTGTCATCGACACCGCTGCCAGGACAGCTCCCGCGATGAACAGGCCAACACCACCCAGCAACAGACGACGATGTCCGAACCGGTCCCCCAAAGCACCGCCCAGCAGCAG
The sequence above is drawn from the Arachnia rubra genome and encodes:
- a CDS encoding putative quinol monooxygenase, with product MILIVVKFPVKPERAEEFIAAMGPVTTATRAEPGNKWYEWSRSVEDPREFVLVEAFNDDAAEAHVTSAHFKEGLETMRPFLTATPKIISRVVEGDGWEPMGELQID
- a CDS encoding (R)-mandelonitrile lyase is translated as MDIESRTGSTQGSPEFFTGDVWVNSIAAPKFPGQRAIAALVRFAPCARTAWHSHALGQTLHVVSGVALLGTRDGQVIRAYPGQTIYTPPGEEHWHGATPEDFMSHLAVLDQGDDPATTTVWLEHVEDADYLRSTIPGEEIP
- a CDS encoding carboxymuconolactone decarboxylase family protein → MAEQQPSGAQRQFGQIAPFFAEMTDDVLFGQVWSRRELSARDRSLVTVAALVAGGNTEQLRFHLPHAVENGVTRTELIEAIT
- a CDS encoding DUF2316 family protein, with translation MSINDAERRQTAEELTALRELLPATNEELAHRLGYGTDQLAAVLDMRPAVDPREVWRVRDFLVAIAAARGIQLPEFSVLKQARRRQAQMWFGSWEVPDPAGL
- a CDS encoding TetR/AcrR family transcriptional regulator; translated protein: MTSDRRTRKKLTTRRNIRHAALDLFTENGFDNVTVEQIADAADVSPMTFYRHFGTKEAVIVDVVLTGRIGQMLYHEATTDPVVGTPAEIIALIDLVLDNSGDWIDDFARRVSLVHDTPRLQELLWQQTTAWTAALEGMLIGEGLGVRARARAIISVCVEGCLAWPDHEDFPSVAALRHCAQESVSALGDL
- a CDS encoding MFS transporter, giving the protein MALCLGMVLLFMNTTMVNVALPALASGLGASAGQLEWIVSSYNLASLSVLLLGGALGDRFGHRRLLLGGVGLFIAGAVLAAVSMTPGLLIAARVLMGLASSVFIPMSLALIPALFGSERRAMATAIWTASGAVGAPFGPLIGGPMIDSWGWRAVFWLDIVVAILTLVLCLLFVPRGRPASDRRPLPLPQIVISAGGFSLLTWGLINAERTWTAPTTWGLLVAGGVLLAVFVLVENRAKGKLTDLGLLARRGFRLPVLVLMLISCVLYGVLFAAPSYLQTVLGNDATTGGMMLMPVALTAVAGAVIAGRLSRLGPIREFILPGALVLVAAGLWLCSMSTTTSGYTPMFWGLLVAGLGLGIGQSRGIEAGMSAVPEERSGAGAALLNSIRQLGAVLGVALFGSLIGNRYAVGVAGLVKDLPEAGAAITQSITAAFAAAGRLPSPQGETVRAVASTAYVEAMQLVFGACALIALAVSVVLLVTAGRRVFVQSRP